From the Astatotilapia calliptera chromosome 6, fAstCal1.2, whole genome shotgun sequence genome, one window contains:
- the LOC113024182 gene encoding uncharacterized protein LOC113024182 isoform X3 — protein MDLNMDISIYNKKYRAPATRPPPSYETACKPCKMPRKNKRSQAQKKRWKPLDLVDPAVPMLTGHNQDEAVSSFPSDQQIAPARLSLETQDRPTSLCSPGIKTAPARLSLVTENRPTSLCPPGSKTQQNTSLYVVRSLLQQKRDLHVFATEHALPATLTAHQWELIDKTADVLSSIEELTRNVNRKTATAPDGIPAITVKAVEKLYTDVETVPLF, from the exons ATGGACCTAAATATGGATATCAGCATCTACAACAAGAAGTACAG AGCCCCAGCAACAAGACCGCCTCCCAGCTACGAGACTGCCTGTAAGCCTTGCAAG ATGccgagaaaaaataaaagatcccAGGCACAAAAGAAGCGCTGGAAACCACTTGACCTGGTCGATCCTGCTGTCCCAATGCTCACTGGCCACAACCAAGATGAGGCAGTCAGTAGTTTTCCATCTGACCAG CAGATAGCACCAGCAAGGTTATCCTTGGAAACACAGGATAGACCCACCTCCTTATGTTCCCCAGGTATCAAG ACAGCACCAGCCAGGTTGTCCTTGGTAACGGAGAATAGACCCACCTCCTTATGTCCTCCAGGCAGCaag ACACAACAGAACACCAGCCTCTACGTGGTGCGAAGCCTACTGCAACAAAAACGTGATCTTCATGTCTTTGCGACTGAGCACGCTCTaccagcaacactgacagctcaCCAGTGGGAGCTCATAGATAAGACTGCTGATGTGCTGTCATCCATTGAAGAGCTGACTAGAAACGTGAACAGAAAGACTGCAACTGCACCTGATGGGATCCCTGCCATAACAg TGAAGGCAGTGGAGAAGCTCTACACTGATGTTGAAACTGTGCCACTCTTCTAG
- the LOC113024182 gene encoding uncharacterized protein LOC113024182 isoform X1, producing the protein MDLNMDISIYNKKYRAPATRPPPSYETACKPCKMPRKNKRSQAQKKRWKPLDLVDPAVPMLTGHNQDEAVSSFPSDQQIAPARLSLETQDRPTSLCSPGIKTAPARLSLVTENRPTSLCPPGSKTQQNTSLYVVRSLLQQKRDLHVFATEHALPATLTAHQWELIDKTADVLSSIEELTRNVNRKTATAPDGIPAITDVFCPVKAVEKLYTDVETVPLF; encoded by the exons ATGGACCTAAATATGGATATCAGCATCTACAACAAGAAGTACAG AGCCCCAGCAACAAGACCGCCTCCCAGCTACGAGACTGCCTGTAAGCCTTGCAAG ATGccgagaaaaaataaaagatcccAGGCACAAAAGAAGCGCTGGAAACCACTTGACCTGGTCGATCCTGCTGTCCCAATGCTCACTGGCCACAACCAAGATGAGGCAGTCAGTAGTTTTCCATCTGACCAG CAGATAGCACCAGCAAGGTTATCCTTGGAAACACAGGATAGACCCACCTCCTTATGTTCCCCAGGTATCAAG ACAGCACCAGCCAGGTTGTCCTTGGTAACGGAGAATAGACCCACCTCCTTATGTCCTCCAGGCAGCaag ACACAACAGAACACCAGCCTCTACGTGGTGCGAAGCCTACTGCAACAAAAACGTGATCTTCATGTCTTTGCGACTGAGCACGCTCTaccagcaacactgacagctcaCCAGTGGGAGCTCATAGATAAGACTGCTGATGTGCTGTCATCCATTGAAGAGCTGACTAGAAACGTGAACAGAAAGACTGCAACTGCACCTGATGGGATCCCTGCCATAACAg ATGTGTTCTGTCCAGTGAAGGCAGTGGAGAAGCTCTACACTGATGTTGAAACTGTGCCACTCTTCTAG
- the LOC113024182 gene encoding uncharacterized protein LOC113024182 isoform X4 yields MDLNMDISIYNKKYRAPATRPPPSYETACKPCKMPRKNKRSQAQKKRWKPLDLVDPAVPMLTGHNQDEAVSSFPSDQTAPARLSLVTENRPTSLCPPGSKTQQNTSLYVVRSLLQQKRDLHVFATEHALPATLTAHQWELIDKTADVLSSIEELTRNVNRKTATAPDGIPAITDVFCPVKAVEKLYTDVETVPLF; encoded by the exons ATGGACCTAAATATGGATATCAGCATCTACAACAAGAAGTACAG AGCCCCAGCAACAAGACCGCCTCCCAGCTACGAGACTGCCTGTAAGCCTTGCAAG ATGccgagaaaaaataaaagatcccAGGCACAAAAGAAGCGCTGGAAACCACTTGACCTGGTCGATCCTGCTGTCCCAATGCTCACTGGCCACAACCAAGATGAGGCAGTCAGTAGTTTTCCATCTGACCAG ACAGCACCAGCCAGGTTGTCCTTGGTAACGGAGAATAGACCCACCTCCTTATGTCCTCCAGGCAGCaag ACACAACAGAACACCAGCCTCTACGTGGTGCGAAGCCTACTGCAACAAAAACGTGATCTTCATGTCTTTGCGACTGAGCACGCTCTaccagcaacactgacagctcaCCAGTGGGAGCTCATAGATAAGACTGCTGATGTGCTGTCATCCATTGAAGAGCTGACTAGAAACGTGAACAGAAAGACTGCAACTGCACCTGATGGGATCCCTGCCATAACAg ATGTGTTCTGTCCAGTGAAGGCAGTGGAGAAGCTCTACACTGATGTTGAAACTGTGCCACTCTTCTAG
- the LOC113024182 gene encoding uncharacterized protein LOC113024182 isoform X2, with translation MDLNMDISIYNKKYRAPATRPPPSYETACKPCKMPRKNKRSQAQKKRWKPLDLVDPAVPMLTGHNQDEAVSSFPSDQIAPARLSLETQDRPTSLCSPGIKTAPARLSLVTENRPTSLCPPGSKTQQNTSLYVVRSLLQQKRDLHVFATEHALPATLTAHQWELIDKTADVLSSIEELTRNVNRKTATAPDGIPAITDVFCPVKAVEKLYTDVETVPLF, from the exons ATGGACCTAAATATGGATATCAGCATCTACAACAAGAAGTACAG AGCCCCAGCAACAAGACCGCCTCCCAGCTACGAGACTGCCTGTAAGCCTTGCAAG ATGccgagaaaaaataaaagatcccAGGCACAAAAGAAGCGCTGGAAACCACTTGACCTGGTCGATCCTGCTGTCCCAATGCTCACTGGCCACAACCAAGATGAGGCAGTCAGTAGTTTTCCATCTGACCAG ATAGCACCAGCAAGGTTATCCTTGGAAACACAGGATAGACCCACCTCCTTATGTTCCCCAGGTATCAAG ACAGCACCAGCCAGGTTGTCCTTGGTAACGGAGAATAGACCCACCTCCTTATGTCCTCCAGGCAGCaag ACACAACAGAACACCAGCCTCTACGTGGTGCGAAGCCTACTGCAACAAAAACGTGATCTTCATGTCTTTGCGACTGAGCACGCTCTaccagcaacactgacagctcaCCAGTGGGAGCTCATAGATAAGACTGCTGATGTGCTGTCATCCATTGAAGAGCTGACTAGAAACGTGAACAGAAAGACTGCAACTGCACCTGATGGGATCCCTGCCATAACAg ATGTGTTCTGTCCAGTGAAGGCAGTGGAGAAGCTCTACACTGATGTTGAAACTGTGCCACTCTTCTAG
- the LOC113024182 gene encoding uncharacterized protein LOC113024182 isoform X5 — protein sequence MPRKNKRSQAQKKRWKPLDLVDPAVPMLTGHNQDEAVSSFPSDQQIAPARLSLETQDRPTSLCSPGIKTAPARLSLVTENRPTSLCPPGSKTQQNTSLYVVRSLLQQKRDLHVFATEHALPATLTAHQWELIDKTADVLSSIEELTRNVNRKTATAPDGIPAITDVFCPVKAVEKLYTDVETVPLF from the exons ATGccgagaaaaaataaaagatcccAGGCACAAAAGAAGCGCTGGAAACCACTTGACCTGGTCGATCCTGCTGTCCCAATGCTCACTGGCCACAACCAAGATGAGGCAGTCAGTAGTTTTCCATCTGACCAG CAGATAGCACCAGCAAGGTTATCCTTGGAAACACAGGATAGACCCACCTCCTTATGTTCCCCAGGTATCAAG ACAGCACCAGCCAGGTTGTCCTTGGTAACGGAGAATAGACCCACCTCCTTATGTCCTCCAGGCAGCaag ACACAACAGAACACCAGCCTCTACGTGGTGCGAAGCCTACTGCAACAAAAACGTGATCTTCATGTCTTTGCGACTGAGCACGCTCTaccagcaacactgacagctcaCCAGTGGGAGCTCATAGATAAGACTGCTGATGTGCTGTCATCCATTGAAGAGCTGACTAGAAACGTGAACAGAAAGACTGCAACTGCACCTGATGGGATCCCTGCCATAACAg ATGTGTTCTGTCCAGTGAAGGCAGTGGAGAAGCTCTACACTGATGTTGAAACTGTGCCACTCTTCTAG